GTGGAATTGCACCAACGTTGACCAAAACCTAAACGCTTTAAAACCTCAATGAGGAAAGGCCAAGATACGGAATCAAAAGGCTTTCTATATATCCAGTTTGAGTAAAATGTGAGGCTCCTTTCGTTGGTGCAAACATTTTGCCATTTGTTGAACAAGGAGAAAATTGTCATGAATTCTCCTTCCCTTGACAAAAGCAGATTGGTTTACAGGCACCAAATCAGGCAGCAAGGGTGCAAGGCTATTGGCCATGAGCTTAGCAACCAGTTTGGCAAAACTGTGGATAAGGCTTGTGGGCCGGAAGTCTCACCTGGATGGCATTGACCTTCTTCGGCAGAAGGGAGATGAGCAGAGTCGAGAAGTCTGAATTTGGACACATGACCATGATGATCAGCTGAGAGAGCTAGCAGCAGGTCCACTCTGATAATTTCCCAACATGACTTATAAAACAACCAGCAAGCCCGTCAGGTCCAGGTGCTTTATCAAACGGCAAGTCTTTGATGGTTGCCCACACTTCATCCTCCGAAAAAGGCTCCTCCAAAGAAACCAAATCATGCTGCTGGAAGTGAAAAACTGAGAGGTCCAAGGAAAAATCCCGAACCTGAGACGAACCAATGAGGTTTTCATAGTAATTCAGCACAGCCTCATGTTTATCCCCTCGGTTTGTAACGACCTGATCACCAACCTTCAACTTGGGTACAAAATTCTTCTTCTTACAATATCTGGAATGTTGGTGGAAGAAAGAGGTATTAGCATCGCCATCATGAAGATGAATAACACGGGACCGCAGCCGGGTGATACTGTGATCGTGGGAAGCCAAACCAAGACAATGCAATTTAAAGTTTCGTCCGCAGCCACTCATCGCCATTGGAAAGAGCCTAATTTTCAGTAGGCCAAGCTAAGGAACATAAAGATCTAAATATTTTGTTTGTTGCTTTGTTTTTTTCATTTTGATTGATGAAATAGTTAATGTACTACTAGCAACTCTTATTTTGCATGTAACATACAATATTTACGCACTATTTTTGTTATGATGTAGTCAAGGCAAAAGGCGCTTGGGGATCTGCAGAGTCTGCAGAATGATAAGGTAGCTGACATTCATATCTGTAACATCATTGATATTACAGGTTGCATCATTTTTTTTATCAGAGCAATGTCATTCAGGGCAGTGTTATTAGAAGGATTCACAATTTAATGCTAAAATTCTCCAATACCTAATGACTGTTATTTTGTTTGGTAAACCTTACAGCTTGAAAAGCTAAGTGACATACAGAGCCAACCTGAGTCACAGCTTAAGTTCATAATTGAAGCATGGTTACAGGTATGAATGACACTCTAGTCAGCAAGTGTCGCCTGTACTTTTGTTCAGTTTTCTGAGTATCTCACTCAGGCTGTATGGTTTCATTTTGCAGATTGTTGAATGTAGGCGGGTATTGAAGTGGACTTACGCATATGGTTATTACCTTCCAGACCATGAACATGCCAAAAGGCAGTTCTTCGAATACGTTCAAGGTTCGTATTTTTCATACTGTAGATTCCATTCGAAGTATCTATCACTAAAGGGTATCCTTTTGCTATTACTTATTCAGGTGAAGCAGAATCTGGTTTGGAACGCCTTCATCAGTGTGCGGAGAAAGAACTTCAGATCTATCTCGATGCAGACTGCCCATCTAAAGATTTTAATGACTTCCGTACAAAGTTGGCTGGATTGACCAGGTAATGAAACTCTTAGTGTATTTGTTCTGGTCAGTGTTGTTTCTGTCTAACTGGTGTCATCATCCTTAATATGGACATTAGAATAGCGTTTCCCACAATCATGTTAAGATACTGGTTTCCACGGTGTAATTATGTGGTGGTCTTTCTCCGTATGTATAACTGCAAAATTCTTGCAGCTTGTGCTTTTGTTATCCATAATTCAGTACTTTTCATGTCATTGCTGTACACTTATTTTACTCATCTCTGCTCAACAATTCTTTGTCTATTTAACAGCGTAACTCGCAATTATTTCGAAAACCTGGTCCGTGCATTGGAGTCTGGATTGAATGATGTTGGAGCTCATACCGGCCAAGGTGCATGCAGCAAGGCCGTAAGCTCCAAGAACCTTGGCGGTAAGAGCAAGAGTGGCAAGAACAAGGCACCTGTTGGTGCCTCGAAGTCAGGCAGCTCAACCCGTGGTATGGATGATGGGAACATCTGGGCCTGTGATCAGTGCACATTTGCAAACCCTAGGTCTGCTAGGAGCTGCCAGGTTTGTGACCATCAGCAGCACCGTTAAATCTTGTCAAGCATTGAACATATGGATTCGATTGGATTGGAACACCCTGTCCCGTGAATGCCTAGAGGCACATGGCGCATGAAGTTACTGGCCTCTAGGGCAGGAAAAAACGAGAGGGTGGAAATAGAAGACTCTGCTGCATTGGAAGCGCAGCAAAAGCTAAAGAGGTAGAATTTTTTGTGTCCTGGTTGTCTGTTAACCGACGATGCCCCAGCAGCCTCACTCAAATATCATGGCTCGTTTGTATATAACTTAGCACCCAGCCCTCTTGTCTTGTTTGAGAGGGGTATTGACGGGTGTTTGCCGATGCATGGACTGACCTCCTGTTGTAGTGTTGTACAACTGTTGTAAAAACTGTAATAATAATATATTGACCCGTATTGAGTACATTTGTTTATGTTCGCCTGTCTTTCAGGTTTTTTTTAATTCTATCTAATGAGGAAATAGTTGAACGCAAAAGATTTCCCTGTGGCAGGAGCAGCAGCAATATAGGTATAGGCACGCTTGTGCAGTGTGGCGTTTGCTTTGCTCCTATGGCGGAGCTAAAGGATCCTGTTTGAAGAACTGTAATTGTGAACTTACAGACCATGTGGACCTTTTTCCGTCAGCGGACAGCATACGCCCTGGCCCCATGGGTATGGTGGCACTAGGCAACACGCATCGTGAGGTCTGACGGGGAGGCTACCCGTTCCAATCTATGTCTATCCAAGCAATCTCATCAGCAGCTTATCGGTTCATATTCTATGACGCACAGCCTTGGAACCCAGAATATATGCAAACTACGCGGCATAAAAACACAGATTGGGAATGGTATCTATTCTGCGGCAGATACAGCATCTGATTATTCTACATAGAGTGGATAAACAGGACTACATAGAACTATATAGCACGGTCCTTCCAGCAAGACCATCAGACCTGATGAATGATCTAGTCTTATTCTTCAAGAATTCCGTCAACTATCTTGGCACCCCTTGATTTGGCCATGTAAAGTCCCATGTGATGCATAAGATCCTGCATCATTATGAAAGGTTAGCTGTAAGTCCATGTTTCTTTCTTTTAATGAGCAAGGGAACGCGCAAGATATCAAAGCAAATTTGCTACCGTTGTGTCTATGCAGTGACTTTCATGTCAAGAGAAAGCAGCTGAACTCTACGCGTAAATACTTCGCGGCCAACGCGACAATGCATTTTCCATGTAAAACTAGTGCACTTTTTTTAGGTAGAACACAATTTTCCTCTTTGTTGATGTTCTATAGCTATAAAAACTCCGGATCATATGGCATGGGATTTTGGTATGGTATATAAACTCTGGATGCTGGGAACTCCATCAATGTCGTCTGTTTTACAAAACCTAATACTAGCTAAAATTACATGCTCCAGAATACGAAAGCTATCTATTCTCTTTCTGAAGTCTACACTCTCACTGACTATGCATAGTAGAGTTTAGTGGCTGAGTACCTGTGGATGGGCCAAAGCTCCTTTCATACTCCTGGCTACTTCGACAGGGAGGTCAAATGTTGCACATCCCTCAGAATAGATCACAACATCTTCCAACGGGGGCACTCGGCCAATGTTTCTTGCAGCCAGCGTTGAACTCACAAAGTCCAAAACACAGTAGTCTGTGCATATTCCTACAACCAAAACCTGCATCAAGCAAATTCACGAGTCATTTATAATGGGGATCACACTTTTTTTCACCGAACACTTAAATAGGAAGGATCTCTTACGGTTTTGATCTGGAACTTTGCGACCCACTCGCTGAAAACATTGGACCCGTCCTTCTCAAATGAAGCAAGATAACCATCAATGCAGTCCTTGCGCCTCATTGTCACATTTGGATCATTCTCCAGCCACTCCAGAGCTGCATATGGCAGATTGAACTTCGTCAGAACCCAGATATGGAACGTATTCTGTTGTCATTCTCCCATATCTTATCAGGTTGCCAAAACCATCGATTTAGCATATCCCAATTCAACATGAAAGAATCAGTTCATAGAAACTGAACATGCTCTGCGAAAGGCTTAAGATAAGTAATAATGCAAAAAATGTGGAGCTGGTGTTTAACCTGGAACAAAGTTTTCTTCACCGGAACCGATGATACAGTGCGGCGGAAAAGGCGGCTCAGGTTTATCGGGGTGGTGGGTATCAAGGAACGCAAAGACCGGCCAGTTCCTCTGGCAGAACACCTTGGCAAGCCTGGTAGACTCCTCCACCATCTTCTCGATCTGCTTATTCGGCGTGACAGGGGCCTGCAAACGCCATCTTTCTTATAAGTAAAACGAGTAATAATACTTCATGCAGATTGATATTAATTCATGGGAGGAAGAAAAGGGAATTGGAGATTCAAGATGGGCCAGAAAGAGAAAAGAGACAAGAAATAAACACGAGACGGAGCGAGGAGTGCGTGACAAGAAGAGAACAACAAGAGCCGAGAAGCGAGGCAGGAGGAAGCTGCGAGAGGATATCTGGCCCATTCACTCGCGTCCCCATCGTAGAGCAACCAGCAAAACTCCAACTCTTTCGGCATGGTGGCATGCATCCACCGGACCGCCGAGATCCCGCAAGAGCCGATCAACCTCGCGCGAAGGATCTTCACTTTATAATATACTCAAAAacagagcagaggagggggagcAGAACTCACGAGgttcccggcgccgacggtgcagAAGCCGTTAACGAGGTCGACGAGGACGAGCCCCGTGCCGGGCGTCAGGAGGAGGTCGGCGTCCGGCAGGAAGGGCGCCGCCGAGCGGAGCAGGTCAATCGCGGCGGCGCCGCCGCTGGCTTCGGACCCCATGGAGATGCGTGAAGGGAAGGGGCGGTTGGTGGTTTGGGTTTGACTGGTCCCGATCAACTAGTACGTCACGAGCCCCGTTTTGTCTAAAATCTTTCTCGACCGGCACCATCCAGTTGTAACCCCGGGTAGAGGCGGGACCCGGATTGGCAAACTTAGTCAAACCGGAGTGGTTGGAGTGAGTGAGAAGAGCCGAGCTGATTTGCGGTGTCATTGACAAGCcaggtttaggtttagttttatgACCAACGTATCATGTCGATTGGTTGCACGGCGCATCACGccattgt
The sequence above is a segment of the Aegilops tauschii subsp. strangulata cultivar AL8/78 chromosome 6, Aet v6.0, whole genome shotgun sequence genome. Coding sequences within it:
- the LOC109765092 gene encoding nicotinamidase 1 gives rise to the protein MGSEASGGAAAIDLLRSAAPFLPDADLLLTPGTGLVLVDLVNGFCTVGAGNLAPVTPNKQIEKMVEESTRLAKVFCQRNWPVFAFLDTHHPDKPEPPFPPHCIIGSGEENFVPALEWLENDPNVTMRRKDCIDGYLASFEKDGSNVFSEWVAKFQIKTVLVVGICTDYCVLDFVSSTLAARNIGRVPPLEDVVIYSEGCATFDLPVEVARSMKGALAHPQDLMHHMGLYMAKSRGAKIVDGILEE